The Anaerolineales bacterium region CTCGCCGGTTTCATCGTCGAGCAGTACAAAGTCGGTGAACGTCCCGCCGATGTCGCAACCAAGCCGCATACATTCTCCTGATTCCAAAAAACTAAACACGAAGTACACAAAGGTTTTAAAAGAATTTCCTTCGTGACCTCACCTGCACTGCACCAAACGCAGTGCGGTGCAAGTGTTGTGTCCTTTGTGTTTGAATCACTTTGCAGGTCATCACAACTTTACCTGCTCCGCATACTCACCGAAGACTTCTTTCAGCGTTTTGGTGATCTCGCCGATCGTCGCATACGCGCGCACCGCCTCGATCAAAGCAGGCATCGTGTTTTGACCGTCCTTTGCGGCAACGCGCACTTTCTCCAAAGCGGACTGAACCGCGTCCGCGTCGCGCCCCGCGACCACCTCCGCCGTGCGACGAATCGACTCCTCCGCCTGTTTCGGGTCGTAGGAATGCAACGCCACGTCGCGGCTTTCCTCTTCCATGCGAAAACGGTTCACCCCGACCTTCGGGATGGACCCGTCCTGGACGCCTCTTTCAAACCGATACGCCTGCCGCGCCACCTCGCCTTGGACGATTCCCGCGCTGACGGCTTCCACGATTCCGCCCCACTCTTCGTCCACGCGTTTGATTTCGGCGGCGATGCGTTTTTCGAATTCGCTCGTCAGGCTCTCGACGTAATACGAACCGCCGAGCGGATCCACCGTATCGCCGATGCCCATCTCTTCTATTAATATCTGCATCGTGCGGAGCGAGATCAACGCGGCTTTTTCGGTGGGGATGGTGTATGCCTCATCGTAACTGCACAACGCCATCGTCTGCGTGCCGGAGAGGGCGGAGATCAACGCGTAGTACGCGCCGCGCACGATGTTGTTTTCGGGCTGTTCGATGGTCAAGCCGCCTCCGCCTCCGCCCGCGATCATCTTCATCATCATCGTGCTGGGACTCTGCGCGCCGAACTCGTCTTTCATGATCCGCGCCCACAACCGCCGCGCCGCGCGGAACTTGGCGATCTGCTCGAAGAAGTTACCGTAAATATCGAGGTTGAACGAGATCTGTCCCGCAAAATCGTCTATGCCCAGACCGCGCTCCAATCCGCGCTTGATATATTCCTTGGCGATGGCATAGGCGTAGGCGATCTCCTGCACGGGATGCGCGCCCGATTCGCGGATGTGATAGCCGCACACCGAAACGGGATAATACTTCGGCGCATGGCGCGCGCAAAATTCGATCGTGTCGCCGATCAAGCGGACGGCTGGCTCGACGGGGAAAATCCACGCGCCGCGCCCGATATATTCTTTGAGAATGTCGTTCTGCGCGGTGCCGCGCACTTGATTCAACGGGACGCCCTGCTTTTCGGCGACGACAAAATACATCGCCATGATCGGCGCCGCGACCGCGTTGATGGTGAGCGAAACGCTGATCTGGTCGAGGGGAATGCCCGCGAAAGCGACTTCCATGTCTGCCAGTGTGTCCACCGCCATGCCCACGCGTCCCACCTCCCCTTCCGCCAGCGGATCGCCGGAGTCCAATCCCATTTGAGTCGGGAGGTCGAACGCGACGTTGAGGGCGTTCTGTCCGTTCTCGATCAGGAATTTGAAGCGCTGGTTGGTTTCATGCGGCATTCCAAACCCGGCGTATTGACGCATGGTGAACGGTCGCTGACGATACATGAACGGATGGATGCCGCGCGTGAACGGAAATTCGCCCGGCTTGCCGATATCGTGGTCGAGGTCAATAGCGCCCAAATCTTCCGGTCCGTACACGGGTTTGACCGGGATGCCGGATTCCAAAACCACTTCTCGAATTTTGTCTGCCATTACATGCTCCTGTAAATAATCGCCTCTGTACATGTCATGCTGAGCCGCGGAGCAGCGAAGCATCTCTATGCCGTCTTAGAGACCCTTCGGTCGTGGCGCGAGGCGCCACTCCCTCAGGGTGACATAATTGATGATCACATTTGTTTTTCCGCGACATTACTTTGGATAAACGCGACGATCTCCTCGAACCGGCTGCTGCTGGGAAACACACCCGCCACGCCGAGAGACTTCAACGCGGGAATATCCTGTTCGGGGATGTTGCCGCCAACGACGACAAGTTTGTCGTCCATGCCTGCCTCGCGGAGTTGGTTCATCAGCTTTTTCGCAATCGGCAAATGCGCGCCCGAAAGGATGGACAAGCCGATGACGTTCACATCCTCCTGCAGCGCGGTCTCGACGATTTTTTCGACGGTTTGGTGCAAGCCGGGATAGATGACCTCGAAGCCCGCGTCGCGCAAGGCGAGCGTCACCAGCCGCGCGCCGCGGTCGTGACCGTCCAGTCCGGGCTTGGCGATCAGAACTCGAATGATGGGTTTGTGTGGCATGTGTTGTTTCCTTCTTGCGTAGGGGGTGCGCTCTCTAGCGCACCCGTGTAAAGCGTACCCATCGGACGTTCCACCTGCCCTGGTACCCCGCAAAGCGGGGTGGTGCCAGGGGAGAACGTCCGCTCAAACTTCAAGATCAGACCACGGAGTCACAGAGACACTGAGAAAAAACAAGTATAAAACTCCGCGACTCCGTGTCTCAGTGGTTCAAAGCGGATCGCTCTGTTTAATTGTTAATCCGCAAAACCTTGCCTGAGAATCGCAAAATGAATTTCTCTGGCACTGCCCACCAGGGCAAGTGTGCGGTACGGCTACGCTCGTTTTGATTCCGGCGCGCCCATCGCCTTCGAGATGACGTTGCGCAACACCTCCGAGGTGCCGCCGCCGTATAAAAGGAAGCGGGCATCGCGATAGTAGCGCTGGGCGTCGTATTCCATCGCGAAGCCATAACTGCCGTGGATGCGCGTACATTCATCCGCGATGAAATTCGCAACCTCAGTGGAAAACAGTTTTGCCATCGAAGCGAGTTTGACATCCTTGCGCCCCGCGTCGATATCCCGCGCGGCTTGATAGACCAGTGCGCGTGCCGCCTCGAGCCGCGTGCCCATCTCCGCGATCTTGTGCGAGATGGCTTGATAATTCGCAATCGCCTGCCCGGATTGAACCCGTTCGTTGGCATATTTGATGGAGGACTTCAACGCCGCCTCGCCCAGACCCAACGCCAGCGCGCCGGTCATCACGCGGATCTGGCACAGGATGTCGCCCAGATTCTTGAAGCCTGTGCCTTGTTTGCCGAGCATGTTCTCGTCTGGGACTTGCACACGCTCCAGAATCAACTCGGAGGTTTCCGACGCGCGCACGCCCATCTTCTCGATCTTGCGTCCCACGCGGACTCCCGCGCGTTCCTTCTCGACGAGGAAAAAGTCAATTCCTTTGAAGCCAGCCTCGGGGTCCGTTTTTGCGGCGACGGTGAAGAAGTCTGCCACGGTGGCGGAGGTGATCCACATCTTGCGTCCCGTGATCTCCCAGCCGTCATTCGTTTTGACCGCGCGCGTCGTGATGCCGCCGAGGTCGGAGCCGAAGTCCGGTTCGGTCATCGCGATCGTCCCGATCTTCTCGCCTTTCAGCGCAGGAATCAGTAGGCGTTGACGGTGATCGTCTGTGCCGAAGCGGAAGACCAGGTCGGTGCCCATCAAAGTTTGCATGGCGACCGCCGCCCCCAGCGACAGCGAACCGCGCGCGATCTCTTCCATCATCAGGCAATAGGTGAGGAAGTCCGCGTCCATGCCGCCGACCGACTCGGGATAACGCAATGCAAAATAACCGTTCGCGCCGCAACGTTGGAACAGCGCGCGGGGAAACTCGCCTTTTTCATCCATCTCCTGCGCGGCAGGGACGACTTCCTTATCCACAAAACTGCGGACGGAGTCGCGGAATAGTTTTTGTTCTTCGGTCAGGATCATGTCCATGATTTTTCAGTTCGCTAGAAAGTTGTTGCGTTGGTCGAGTAGGTGACGGCGGTCAATGAGTCTTTGCAATCTGACTCGGCTTCCGTCGCCGTATCGAGACCAACGATGTTTTCAAATAACGCCTCTCGCTTGTAACTCGCTTGCATCGCAACCCAACGCGCCGAACACGCTTGCGTTATGTTCGCCCAAGCGCGGAGGGAAATTCATCGTCAACTTTTTTTCTTGCAGGTGCGCCGGGATAACCGCCGGGGGAGAAATGACGATCTCGATTCCCGAATGCGGGTCGCGCGCCTTCACCAGCGAATCCGCGATCAACGGGTCGGCGCAGACCTCCGCGACACGATTGACGCTGGAAACAGGCACGCCGATCGTTTTGCACATGGATGTGATCTTCAGCGTGGAAAAATTTTTCATGACGACGTTCAACCGCCGATTCAATTCCTGCGCGTCCGCGATGCGCCCGGCGTTGTGCTTGTATTTTTCATCGGCGAGCGATTCGAATCCCGCTTGTTGAGTCAACGCCTCCCACTGACGGTCGTTGCCCACCGCCAGATAGACGAACCCATCCGCTGTGGCATAGACCGACACCGGTGCGAAGAATTGATGTGTGTTTCCGTGGCGCGTCGTCTTCACGTCGAAACTGCGCGCCAGCATGACCGGCGAAACCATCCACGAGACGGCAGATTGGAACATCGAAATCTCGAGCCGCGCACCTTCGCCGGTGACCGCGCGGTGATACAGCGCCTTCATCACCAGACCGTACGCGTGTTCGCCCGCGCCCAAATCCACCATTGGCAAGCCGAAGACCGTCGGGTCGCCGTCGGGTTCGCCGGTCAGTTCCATGAAACCGGCGCGCGCTTGCAGGATGGGATCGTACGCCGCTTCGTTGCTTGACGGTCCGAAGCCGGTGATGCCGACCCAGATCAGATCAGGCTTGATGGCGTTCAAAGTTTGGTAGTCAATCCCCAACTTCCGATAAGAATCGGGTCGTTGATTCGTAGCGAAGATGTCCACCGGCGTTTCCCGAATCAGACGATGCAATAACGCCTGCCCTTCGTGATCCAAAAGATTCAACGTGATGGATTCCTTTCCCAAATTATTGGGGAGGAAATACGCGTTCATCCCGGACTCGAAGCCGCCCGCGTCGGGCAAGACTTGCGGACCGACCCAGCGGTTCGGGTCGCCGCGCGGAGGCGCCTCGAGGCGGATGACGCGCAGCCCATCCATTGCCAGTTTCAAGGTCATGAACGGAAGCGTCGTCGCCTGTTCGAGCGAGAGGACGGTGAGGGAACGGAAGTGGTTCATGGAATCAGTAGCGCAACATTCATGTTGCGGCACTAACCCGCAAGATAAATCTTGCGGTACTAGCTCGCCGCCGGCTTTTTCTCCGCAAGATGGATGAGGACGCCGAACGAATCTTTCGGATGCACAAACGCCTCGCGCCAGACCTTGCCTTCGAATGTGACGCCGGGCGCGTAGGTATGACGGTAGGCGATGCGCCCGCCGCGCCGTTCCAATTCCGCGATGGCTGCGTCGAGGTCGTCCACTTCGTAAGTGATGTGATGCACGCCCGGTCCGCCGTTGTGTTTGAGGAATTTCGCCACCGGGCTGTCGTCGCGCGTGGGTTCGAGCAGTTCCATCAGGCTCTCGCCGACCTCGAAGGGACGGTAGCGGATGCCCATGTCTTCGATGTTCTCCTCGTCGTGGAACTTCGC contains the following coding sequences:
- a CDS encoding methylmalonyl-CoA mutase family protein yields the protein MADKIREVVLESGIPVKPVYGPEDLGAIDLDHDIGKPGEFPFTRGIHPFMYRQRPFTMRQYAGFGMPHETNQRFKFLIENGQNALNVAFDLPTQMGLDSGDPLAEGEVGRVGMAVDTLADMEVAFAGIPLDQISVSLTINAVAAPIMAMYFVVAEKQGVPLNQVRGTAQNDILKEYIGRGAWIFPVEPAVRLIGDTIEFCARHAPKYYPVSVCGYHIRESGAHPVQEIAYAYAIAKEYIKRGLERGLGIDDFAGQISFNLDIYGNFFEQIAKFRAARRLWARIMKDEFGAQSPSTMMMKMIAGGGGGGLTIEQPENNIVRGAYYALISALSGTQTMALCSYDEAYTIPTEKAALISLRTMQILIEEMGIGDTVDPLGGSYYVESLTSEFEKRIAAEIKRVDEEWGGIVEAVSAGIVQGEVARQAYRFERGVQDGSIPKVGVNRFRMEEESRDVALHSYDPKQAEESIRRTAEVVAGRDADAVQSALEKVRVAAKDGQNTMPALIEAVRAYATIGEITKTLKEVFGEYAEQVKL
- a CDS encoding cobalamin B12-binding domain-containing protein, which translates into the protein MPHKPIIRVLIAKPGLDGHDRGARLVTLALRDAGFEVIYPGLHQTVEKIVETALQEDVNVIGLSILSGAHLPIAKKLMNQLREAGMDDKLVVVGGNIPEQDIPALKSLGVAGVFPSSSRFEEIVAFIQSNVAEKQM
- a CDS encoding acyl-CoA dehydrogenase family protein, whose protein sequence is MDMILTEEQKLFRDSVRSFVDKEVVPAAQEMDEKGEFPRALFQRCGANGYFALRYPESVGGMDADFLTYCLMMEEIARGSLSLGAAVAMQTLMGTDLVFRFGTDDHRQRLLIPALKGEKIGTIAMTEPDFGSDLGGITTRAVKTNDGWEITGRKMWITSATVADFFTVAAKTDPEAGFKGIDFFLVEKERAGVRVGRKIEKMGVRASETSELILERVQVPDENMLGKQGTGFKNLGDILCQIRVMTGALALGLGEAALKSSIKYANERVQSGQAIANYQAISHKIAEMGTRLEAARALVYQAARDIDAGRKDVKLASMAKLFSTEVANFIADECTRIHGSYGFAMEYDAQRYYRDARFLLYGGGTSEVLRNVISKAMGAPESKRA
- a CDS encoding CoA transferase, producing the protein MNHFRSLTVLSLEQATTLPFMTLKLAMDGLRVIRLEAPPRGDPNRWVGPQVLPDAGGFESGMNAYFLPNNLGKESITLNLLDHEGQALLHRLIRETPVDIFATNQRPDSYRKLGIDYQTLNAIKPDLIWVGITGFGPSSNEAAYDPILQARAGFMELTGEPDGDPTVFGLPMVDLGAGEHAYGLVMKALYHRAVTGEGARLEISMFQSAVSWMVSPVMLARSFDVKTTRHGNTHQFFAPVSVYATADGFVYLAVGNDRQWEALTQQAGFESLADEKYKHNAGRIADAQELNRRLNVVMKNFSTLKITSMCKTIGVPVSSVNRVAEVCADPLIADSLVKARDPHSGIEIVISPPAVIPAHLQEKKLTMNFPPRLGEHNASVFGALGCDASELQARGVI
- a CDS encoding VOC family protein codes for the protein MTYIKRIERVALAVPDLEAARKFFEEWFGAKFHDEENIEDMGIRYRPFEVGESLMELLEPTRDDSPVAKFLKHNGGPGVHHITYEVDDLDAAIAELERRGGRIAYRHTYAPGVTFEGKVWREAFVHPKDSFGVLIHLAEKKPAAS